A portion of the Paenibacillus sp. PvR098 genome contains these proteins:
- the sigW gene encoding RNA polymerase sigma factor SigW, with product MNQLDTRLAKLARGGDRAAFAELVELYKEKIYHLAYRMLHNRHEAEEIVQETFLRVYTNLDRYDEQQKFSTWIYRIGTNLCIDRLRKRKINYSLDAEMGEGEGNDWYSTLPSREETPDQQVLLSETQSQIRESIETLPEKYKAVVILRYLQDLSLQEISEVLSMPVTTIKTRLHRGREFLRKKLEHVL from the coding sequence GTGAATCAATTGGACACCCGGCTCGCCAAGTTGGCCCGTGGAGGGGACCGAGCGGCTTTTGCTGAATTGGTGGAGCTTTATAAAGAGAAGATTTATCATCTCGCTTACCGAATGCTGCATAATCGGCATGAGGCGGAGGAGATTGTGCAGGAGACGTTCTTGCGGGTATACACAAACCTGGATCGATATGACGAGCAGCAAAAATTTTCAACATGGATTTATCGGATCGGTACGAATCTGTGCATTGACCGACTTCGCAAACGGAAGATCAACTATTCTCTGGATGCGGAGATGGGCGAAGGGGAAGGTAACGATTGGTATTCCACGCTGCCGAGCCGTGAAGAGACACCGGATCAGCAGGTTCTGCTGTCGGAGACTCAATCGCAGATTCGTGAAAGTATTGAGACGCTGCCGGAGAAGTATAAGGCTGTCGTCATTTTAAGGTATTTGCAGGATTTGTCGCTGCAAGAGATCAGCGAAGTTCTTTCAATGCCGGTAACGACCATCAAAACCCGATTGCATCGGGGCAGGGAATTTTTGCGAAAAAAATTAGAGCACGTTTTATAA
- a CDS encoding zf-HC2 domain-containing protein, with product MDCKEALPLLHEYLDGGLDRRESAALKEHLLACEACRRQLQQYEKVEALVHAWTSEPVPAGLTERVMQVLPPVREHRLWYRWIRRHPAVSVAAVFFLVMMSVFVSTWNDDRELLVKGTDLQSVVIQGSTVYVPVGKKVAGDITVENGELKVDGDIEGNIVVIDGSVNLASTAHISGQIKEIDEAFSWVLYKMNQWFTLVSGTK from the coding sequence ATGGACTGCAAGGAAGCCCTCCCTTTGCTGCACGAGTATTTGGACGGGGGATTAGACCGCAGGGAGTCGGCTGCGCTGAAAGAGCATTTGCTGGCTTGCGAAGCATGTCGGCGACAGCTTCAACAGTACGAGAAGGTAGAAGCGCTTGTCCATGCCTGGACCTCTGAGCCGGTACCGGCAGGCCTCACCGAACGGGTGATGCAAGTGCTGCCTCCGGTTAGGGAGCATCGCCTTTGGTATCGATGGATTCGTAGGCATCCGGCGGTATCGGTAGCGGCTGTTTTTTTTCTTGTGATGATGTCGGTCTTTGTCTCGACATGGAATGATGATCGAGAGCTGCTTGTCAAAGGAACCGACCTGCAATCTGTCGTGATTCAAGGGAGTACGGTCTATGTACCTGTTGGTAAGAAAGTGGCAGGGGATATCACGGTCGAGAACGGAGAACTCAAGGTCGACGGTGATATTGAAGGCAATATCGTGGTGATCGACGGTTCGGTTAACCTGGCCTCGACAGCGCATATTTCCGGACAGATTAAAGAGATTGACGAAGCCTTCAGCTGGGTGCTGTACAAAATGAATCAATGGTTTACTCTCGTATCAGGAACAAAATAG
- a CDS encoding CdaR family protein — MDQWLRNTNVVKVVALVIGILLWAVVRMDGGSIPGSTGTGIAEETIGNVAVTPKYNEDQLFIENISPAQVTVTISGRSSTLKRVLNSANYSVELDLTNRGRGEHMVPLTPVGFPSSVSVKITPAYVNVVVDEKKNKSMPVTVNVTGTPGVGLKAGQPVVKPKQVTVSVPSGIYEAVETVRADVDVDKAASPVTSQAKLVAYDKAGKAIEEAIINPAVVEVEVPITSPFKLVPLQVKLVGEPPQGYAVSGIHQSVDKVTVFGTQEMLDGLEFYEGPQVDLSDLREDKEFTLPIPPQGDVKQLDPSEVTVSVSIVRSQTKALDNIPLSLIGQNDGFQTKVLLPESGKLNLTVEGAPDLIEKLMPQDVQAILDVSNLPPGRHEVPVTWNLPTFVKKGPQQNFRATVEISAKEGEPAAPSAAANPFLRSSGTHGFDPPVVVG; from the coding sequence ATGGATCAGTGGTTACGTAACACAAACGTCGTTAAGGTGGTTGCGCTCGTCATTGGTATTTTGCTGTGGGCAGTCGTGAGGATGGACGGCGGCTCGATCCCCGGATCTACGGGGACGGGAATAGCGGAAGAGACGATCGGCAATGTCGCAGTCACGCCTAAATACAACGAGGATCAACTATTTATTGAGAACATTTCACCGGCGCAAGTTACGGTTACGATATCGGGTAGAAGCTCCACACTGAAACGTGTGTTAAATTCGGCTAATTATTCTGTGGAGCTGGATCTGACGAATAGAGGCAGAGGGGAGCACATGGTTCCGCTGACGCCGGTCGGTTTTCCTTCCAGTGTATCGGTCAAGATTACTCCGGCTTATGTCAACGTGGTTGTCGATGAGAAGAAGAACAAATCAATGCCGGTCACGGTCAACGTTACAGGTACGCCTGGAGTCGGGTTGAAAGCGGGCCAGCCGGTAGTCAAGCCTAAGCAGGTAACTGTATCCGTGCCAAGCGGTATTTATGAGGCGGTGGAGACGGTTCGTGCCGATGTGGATGTCGATAAGGCGGCTTCTCCGGTAACGAGTCAAGCAAAGCTTGTCGCGTATGACAAGGCCGGGAAGGCGATTGAGGAGGCTATCATCAATCCGGCGGTCGTGGAGGTGGAAGTGCCGATCACGAGTCCCTTCAAACTAGTGCCGCTACAGGTGAAGCTGGTTGGGGAACCGCCTCAGGGCTATGCTGTTTCTGGTATCCATCAAAGCGTCGACAAGGTAACGGTGTTCGGTACACAGGAAATGCTCGACGGACTGGAGTTCTACGAAGGGCCGCAGGTGGATCTCTCCGATCTGAGAGAGGATAAAGAATTCACGCTGCCCATTCCTCCTCAGGGCGATGTGAAGCAGCTTGACCCGAGCGAGGTGACGGTCAGCGTCAGCATTGTGCGGTCGCAAACTAAGGCATTGGATAATATTCCGTTGTCTCTTATTGGGCAAAATGACGGCTTTCAAACGAAAGTGCTGCTGCCAGAGTCAGGGAAATTGAACCTCACGGTCGAAGGAGCCCCGGATTTGATAGAGAAGCTGATGCCTCAGGATGTTCAGGCCATTTTGGATGTGAGCAATTTGCCTCCAGGCCGCCATGAGGTGCCGGTAACGTGGAATTTGCCGACCTTTGTGAAGAAAGGACCGCAGCAGAATTTCAGAGCGACGGTGGAGATTAGCGCGAAGGAGGGTGAGCCTGCTGCTCCTTCCGCTGCCGCTAATCCTTTCTTACGCAGTAGCGGTACGCATGGATTTGACCCGCCTGTGGTGGTTGGTTAA
- a CDS encoding CHASE3 domain-containing protein, producing the protein MFKLKRTSIRTKIALGYLAILLCLGFSTFVLMDQMYTRQTEIQHMISHDLETNHLSNRIEKHVLDMETGYRGYVLTGNSTYLEPYYKGKQQWLQDYNRLLLLISDDTPSQQQNLEAIKSTIEEWILTSEDPSIALTEQSRIELLNQMYKDDPGKKHMDLLRQQFESLRSIEQERTAARISELESKITLLKTELYLLVLAAIPISIIITFLISNSIVEPIRQVVGTIRSIASSENNLTTRIKVHTKDEIRDLAEVTNLLLDSFEHQNWLKSTIAETATIYQGKVNVTELAQSFLNKLAVLLNATHGVFYIKSGFGEPNKLIKAATYAESGDLPAKNTIWIGEGLVGQAAQEQKVISVPDIPPDYVQISSSFGNAPPRSLLIFPVTFEGEVEAVIELASLKSFTPLQLELLEQIRDSFGIAVHSVAGRMELERLYCESQALTEELQSYSTKLRIQQEALIATNESLRQSEERLQWQKHALEQQAEDLSAMSKYKSEFLANMSHELRTPLNSMLILSQLLADNKEGNLTDKQKEFAQTIYSSGCDLLRLIDEILDLSKVEAGKMELNLELCSLESLTDNLARSFDPVADKKGIRFHIQYGQNVPSEIYTDEYRLQQILRNFLSNAFKFTSKGSVSLRIERMTHIFRNDDEDVIPAIAFSVMDTGIGIPSDKLDLIFEAFRQVDGSTVRKYGGTGLGLTISRELSRLLGGSIRVESSSGAGSRFTLYLPENLKSPIISPNTSESDLEVAASSADNVQSSYLAEVYHTLEETETTADGRENAEHMFADKNVLLVEDDIRNVFALSSVLEKLRMNVIYADNGRDALTQLESLPEIDLILMDIMMPEMGGLETIRQIRSIPEYEQVPIIALSAKVMAEDRQQSLEAGASDYIRKPVDLSKLLSMLARVMN; encoded by the coding sequence ATGTTCAAATTAAAAAGAACGAGCATCCGTACAAAAATTGCCCTGGGCTATCTGGCCATTCTTCTTTGTCTCGGATTCTCTACCTTCGTCCTCATGGACCAAATGTACACCCGGCAGACAGAGATTCAACATATGATCAGTCATGATCTGGAAACCAATCATTTATCGAACAGGATTGAAAAGCATGTGCTAGACATGGAGACCGGGTATAGAGGCTATGTCCTGACAGGCAACTCGACTTATCTGGAGCCTTATTACAAAGGAAAGCAGCAATGGCTTCAAGACTACAATAGGCTGCTTCTTTTGATTTCAGATGATACGCCGAGCCAGCAGCAAAATCTCGAAGCGATCAAATCTACAATTGAGGAGTGGATACTGACCTCCGAAGATCCCTCAATCGCGTTAACGGAACAAAGCAGAATCGAGCTCTTGAACCAAATGTATAAAGATGATCCCGGCAAAAAGCATATGGACCTGCTGAGGCAGCAGTTCGAAAGCCTCCGAAGCATAGAACAAGAGCGGACCGCCGCTCGCATATCGGAGCTCGAAAGTAAAATCACCCTGCTGAAAACCGAGCTCTATCTGCTAGTATTGGCGGCTATTCCCATTTCCATTATAATTACCTTCCTCATTTCAAACTCCATCGTGGAGCCGATCCGGCAGGTAGTCGGTACGATCCGAAGCATCGCATCGTCCGAAAACAATTTGACGACCCGCATCAAAGTCCATACCAAGGATGAGATCCGCGATCTGGCCGAGGTGACCAACCTGCTTCTGGACAGTTTTGAGCATCAGAACTGGCTGAAGTCGACCATTGCAGAAACGGCGACGATATACCAAGGCAAAGTTAACGTAACCGAGCTGGCGCAATCTTTCCTTAATAAGCTGGCCGTTCTGCTCAATGCTACACACGGCGTGTTCTATATAAAGTCCGGCTTCGGAGAGCCGAACAAGCTGATAAAAGCGGCCACCTATGCGGAATCGGGGGATTTACCGGCGAAGAATACGATATGGATCGGTGAAGGATTGGTCGGTCAAGCAGCGCAGGAACAGAAAGTGATTTCCGTCCCTGACATTCCTCCCGATTATGTTCAGATTAGCTCGAGTTTCGGGAACGCCCCGCCGCGCAGCTTGCTGATCTTTCCGGTGACCTTCGAAGGTGAGGTAGAGGCCGTCATTGAGCTCGCTTCACTGAAGTCGTTTACCCCGCTTCAGCTAGAGCTGCTGGAACAAATCCGCGATTCCTTCGGTATCGCCGTTCACAGCGTCGCCGGCCGCATGGAGCTGGAACGGCTGTACTGCGAGTCTCAAGCTTTGACCGAGGAGCTGCAGTCGTATTCCACGAAGCTGCGAATCCAGCAGGAAGCCTTAATCGCAACCAACGAGTCGCTGCGACAGTCGGAAGAAAGGCTTCAATGGCAAAAGCACGCTTTAGAGCAGCAGGCTGAGGACCTTTCAGCCATGTCCAAGTATAAATCCGAGTTTCTCGCCAACATGTCTCATGAATTGAGAACCCCGCTGAATAGCATGCTGATTTTGTCTCAATTGCTTGCCGACAATAAAGAGGGGAACCTGACCGACAAACAAAAAGAATTCGCCCAGACGATCTACTCCTCTGGCTGCGACCTCCTCCGCCTGATCGACGAGATTCTTGATTTATCGAAGGTGGAAGCAGGGAAAATGGAGTTGAACCTAGAGCTGTGCAGCCTCGAAAGCCTGACAGACAATTTGGCCCGAAGCTTCGACCCTGTGGCGGATAAGAAAGGCATTCGATTTCATATTCAGTACGGTCAGAACGTGCCGAGTGAGATCTACACCGACGAATACCGACTTCAGCAAATTTTGCGCAACTTTTTGTCTAATGCGTTCAAATTCACCTCGAAAGGCAGTGTATCGCTGCGCATCGAGCGCATGACCCATATATTCCGGAATGACGACGAAGACGTTATTCCTGCTATCGCCTTCTCCGTTATGGATACAGGCATCGGAATTCCCTCAGATAAGCTGGACTTGATTTTTGAAGCTTTCCGACAGGTGGACGGATCCACGGTACGCAAATACGGCGGCACAGGGCTTGGACTGACCATCAGCCGGGAGCTGTCTCGCCTGCTCGGCGGAAGCATTCGCGTCGAAAGCTCAAGTGGTGCAGGCAGCCGCTTCACCCTTTATTTGCCCGAAAACCTTAAATCTCCAATCATTTCACCGAATACAAGTGAGTCGGATTTAGAAGTTGCCGCTTCCTCCGCCGACAACGTGCAAAGCAGCTATCTCGCCGAGGTCTATCATACTCTCGAGGAGACCGAGACCACGGCTGACGGACGGGAAAATGCAGAGCACATGTTCGCAGATAAAAACGTATTATTGGTGGAAGACGACATCCGTAATGTTTTCGCCCTGTCCAGTGTTTTGGAGAAGCTGCGGATGAACGTGATCTATGCCGATAACGGCCGGGATGCGCTGACACAGTTGGAAAGCCTGCCTGAAATCGATCTCATCTTAATGGACATCATGATGCCGGAGATGGGCGGCTTGGAGACCATAAGGCAAATCCGC
- the ppc gene encoding phosphoenolpyruvate carboxylase, whose translation MSDSISLINKNTSNNLLRRDVRFLGHILGEVLVHQGGNELFTIVEKIREMSKSLRAQYSPEMYAELKDTMNGLEPEIRYQVIRAFAIYFQLINIAEQNHRIRRKRDYERTAGESVQPGSIEDSVRELKNLGIGFAEVQEIIQGISLELVMTAHPTEATRRAVLDIHQRIAKDVMELDNPNLTFREREQLRENLLGEVITLWQTDELRDRKPTVIDEVKNGLYYFDETLFDVLPQVYQELERCLHKYYPDQSWHVPTYLKFGSWIGGDRDGNPSVTSTITWQTLTMHRNLVLKKYEEQLTGLMRRMSFSKNIVDVTAELLDSIQKDRDSITLPPGVVWRNENEPYRIKVKYMIQKIRNTANPNVGEGQKYNNPSELMEDLLVMERSLRNHYADFIADSYVQKIIRQVELFGFHLVALDVRQHSKEHEAAMTEILAKMSICPDYSALTETQKIELLTGILNDPRPITSPYLHYTESTQECMDVFRVIGKAQQEFGRNCISSYLISMTQGASDLLEVLVFGKEAGLYLHEADGSITCTLQSVPLFETIDDLHAAPEIMTMLFQIPAYRNSLNSTNHLQEIMLGYSDSNKDGGVITANWELRVALRSITAAAKPFGVKLKFFHGRGGALGRGGMPLNRSILAQPADTVGGGIKITEQGEVLSSRYSMKGIAYRSLEQATSALITSALWAKNPQTNDAEQAWEKIMLGISEKAQQKYQDLIFRDPDFLTFFKESTPLPEIGELNIGSRPSKRKNSDRFEDLRAIPWVFAWTQSRYLLPAWYASGSGLNSFYQENPDNLKVMQEMYQKWSFFRSLIDNLQMALAKADLLIAKEYSSMIHDQSIAERIFNLIQEEYRQASELILQITGQQEILDNVPVIQESIRLRNPYVDPLSYMQVGLLSELRTLSEQGDDDDSLLREVLLTINGIAAGLRNTG comes from the coding sequence ATGTCGGATTCAATCAGTTTGATTAACAAAAACACGTCCAACAATTTGCTGCGCAGAGACGTACGGTTTCTAGGGCATATCCTGGGTGAGGTGCTTGTGCATCAAGGCGGAAATGAGCTGTTTACCATTGTAGAGAAAATTAGAGAAATGAGTAAATCGCTGCGTGCTCAATATTCACCGGAAATGTATGCCGAATTAAAGGATACGATGAATGGCTTGGAGCCGGAGATTCGCTATCAGGTGATTCGAGCATTCGCCATTTACTTCCAACTAATTAATATTGCGGAGCAGAACCACCGGATTCGCCGTAAGCGCGATTATGAGCGTACGGCAGGCGAGAGCGTTCAGCCCGGATCGATCGAGGATTCGGTTCGCGAGCTGAAGAATCTCGGCATCGGCTTCGCCGAAGTGCAGGAGATAATCCAAGGCATCTCACTTGAGCTCGTCATGACCGCGCATCCGACGGAAGCAACCCGCCGCGCGGTGCTGGACATTCATCAGCGCATCGCAAAAGACGTCATGGAGCTGGACAACCCTAATCTAACGTTCCGTGAGCGCGAGCAGCTGCGAGAGAATCTTCTCGGCGAAGTCATCACCCTCTGGCAGACCGATGAGCTGCGTGACCGTAAGCCTACGGTCATCGACGAAGTCAAGAATGGCCTTTACTATTTTGACGAAACGCTGTTCGACGTGCTTCCGCAAGTGTATCAGGAGCTTGAGCGCTGCTTGCATAAATATTATCCGGACCAGTCTTGGCACGTACCGACGTACTTGAAGTTCGGCTCTTGGATCGGCGGAGACCGTGACGGCAATCCGTCCGTAACTTCCACGATTACGTGGCAAACACTCACGATGCACCGGAATCTGGTGCTGAAAAAATATGAAGAGCAGCTGACCGGACTCATGCGGCGTATGAGCTTCAGCAAGAATATCGTCGATGTGACGGCCGAGCTGCTGGATTCCATTCAGAAAGACCGGGACAGCATTACCCTTCCTCCAGGTGTCGTGTGGCGCAACGAAAATGAGCCATATCGCATTAAAGTGAAGTATATGATTCAGAAAATTCGCAATACCGCCAATCCGAATGTCGGGGAAGGGCAAAAATATAACAATCCATCCGAGTTGATGGAAGATCTGCTTGTGATGGAACGCAGTTTGCGCAATCACTATGCCGATTTTATCGCCGATTCTTATGTACAGAAAATCATTCGCCAAGTGGAACTGTTCGGCTTTCACCTTGTTGCTCTGGATGTAAGGCAGCACAGCAAGGAGCACGAAGCGGCCATGACGGAGATTTTGGCCAAGATGAGCATTTGTCCGGATTACAGCGCATTGACGGAAACGCAAAAAATTGAGCTGCTGACGGGCATTCTGAATGATCCCAGACCGATTACTTCTCCGTACTTGCATTATACCGAATCGACCCAAGAGTGCATGGATGTTTTTCGCGTTATCGGCAAAGCCCAGCAGGAATTCGGCCGGAACTGCATATCCAGCTACTTGATCAGTATGACGCAGGGAGCAAGCGATCTTCTGGAGGTGCTTGTTTTCGGTAAAGAAGCGGGACTGTATCTGCATGAGGCGGACGGCTCGATCACCTGCACGCTGCAGTCCGTTCCGTTGTTCGAAACGATCGATGACCTGCATGCGGCGCCGGAGATCATGACGATGTTGTTCCAGATTCCAGCTTACCGGAACAGCTTGAACAGCACGAACCATCTGCAGGAGATCATGCTGGGTTACTCCGACAGCAATAAGGACGGCGGCGTGATTACCGCGAACTGGGAGCTACGTGTGGCGCTGCGCAGCATTACGGCCGCAGCGAAGCCGTTCGGGGTGAAGCTGAAGTTTTTCCATGGCCGCGGCGGTGCGCTCGGCCGCGGGGGGATGCCGCTTAACCGCAGTATCCTGGCGCAGCCGGCGGATACGGTTGGCGGAGGCATCAAGATCACGGAGCAGGGTGAGGTGCTTTCCTCGCGCTATTCGATGAAAGGCATCGCATACCGCAGTTTGGAGCAAGCGACATCGGCGCTCATCACAAGCGCTTTGTGGGCGAAGAACCCGCAAACGAACGATGCGGAGCAGGCTTGGGAAAAGATCATGCTCGGTATTTCCGAGAAGGCGCAGCAGAAGTATCAGGACCTTATCTTCCGCGATCCGGATTTCTTGACGTTCTTCAAGGAGTCGACGCCGCTGCCGGAGATCGGCGAGCTGAACATCGGCTCCCGTCCTTCCAAACGCAAGAATAGCGATCGTTTCGAGGATCTTAGGGCTATCCCGTGGGTGTTCGCGTGGACACAGAGCCGGTATTTGCTTCCGGCTTGGTACGCTTCGGGTTCCGGCTTGAACAGCTTTTATCAAGAAAACCCGGACAATCTGAAAGTGATGCAGGAGATGTATCAGAAGTGGTCGTTCTTCCGCTCCCTGATCGATAATCTTCAGATGGCGCTGGCCAAGGCAGATCTGCTCATTGCCAAAGAGTACAGCAGCATGATTCACGATCAGAGCATTGCTGAACGCATTTTCAATCTGATTCAAGAGGAGTACCGTCAAGCGTCGGAGCTCATTCTGCAAATTACCGGCCAGCAGGAAATTCTCGATAACGTGCCTGTGATTCAGGAATCGATCCGCCTACGCAACCCTTACGTCGATCCTCTCAGCTATATGCAGGTGGGTCTCCTGTCGGAGCTGCGCACGCTGAGCGAGCAAGGGGATGACGACGATTCGCTGCTGCGTGAGGTGCTGCTGACCATCAACGGGATTGCCGCCGGTCTACGCAATACAGGCTGA
- the cdaA gene encoding diadenylate cyclase CdaA has product MEWITEIGITDIIDILIVSYVIYKLILLVRGTRAIQLLKGILVVVVTWALSSWFKLNTLQWMMNQMFTFGLVGVIIIFQPELRRALEQLGRGKLFSRTNVEDEQDMNRRINEVLRAVQYMARRKIGALIVFERETGLNDYVESGIQIDSQISSELLINIFVPNTPLHDGAVIIRKSKLMAAGCYLPLSENPFISKELGTRHRAAIGMSEVSDAMCVIVSEETGQVSLAMNGHVLRDIKEDALLAKLFEELKPKTKTKEKSSIWKWRRR; this is encoded by the coding sequence ATGGAGTGGATTACAGAGATTGGAATCACAGATATTATAGATATTTTGATTGTCAGTTATGTCATTTATAAGTTGATTCTGCTCGTTAGAGGAACACGGGCGATTCAACTGCTTAAAGGGATTCTCGTCGTCGTGGTTACCTGGGCGCTCAGCTCTTGGTTCAAGCTGAACACGCTGCAGTGGATGATGAATCAGATGTTCACGTTCGGGCTTGTCGGCGTCATCATTATTTTCCAGCCGGAGCTGCGTCGGGCGCTTGAGCAGCTTGGCCGCGGCAAGCTCTTCAGCCGTACCAACGTTGAGGATGAGCAGGATATGAACCGGCGGATCAACGAGGTGCTTAGGGCGGTTCAATATATGGCGCGGCGAAAGATTGGAGCGCTGATCGTATTTGAACGGGAGACAGGACTGAACGATTATGTGGAGTCGGGCATTCAGATCGATTCGCAGATCAGCTCGGAGCTGCTCATTAATATTTTCGTGCCTAACACGCCGCTGCATGACGGGGCTGTCATTATTCGCAAGTCAAAACTAATGGCAGCCGGCTGTTACTTGCCGTTGTCTGAGAATCCTTTTATCAGCAAGGAGCTCGGTACCCGTCACCGGGCTGCGATCGGCATGAGCGAAGTATCTGACGCGATGTGCGTGATCGTATCCGAAGAAACGGGGCAAGTATCGCTCGCCATGAACGGGCACGTCCTGAGAGATATTAAAGAGGACGCGCTGCTTGCCAAGCTGTTCGAGGAATTGAAACCTAAGACGAAGACCAAAGAGAAAAGCTCCATTTGGAAATGGAGGCGACGGTAG